From Cellulomonas oligotrophica, a single genomic window includes:
- a CDS encoding LacI family DNA-binding transcriptional regulator: MRSGGVPTLKDVAAAAGVSVMTASNAVNGRPRVAPATRQRVLDAVDALGYEVNLTARRLRAGRSGTIALAVPRLDHPYFGDLAARFATALAPGGRHLVLEQTGASKEGELTALSQARLQMYDGVLLSVVGLQHADVDRLQGDLPMVLLGERPMPARFDHVMLGNVEGARLATAHLLARGARRVAVVGGALDEEPGVSSTRTQGWREAHEAAGVPVDERLVLPAPALEMAEGRAAVDRALAEGLALDAVFAVTDQVAMGALAALHSHGRSVPGDVQVVGFDALSLGEHLWPALTTVDPRHDLLVEHALRLLDRRASGDRADPEHLVLPVRLLERASTR; encoded by the coding sequence ATGAGGTCAGGGGGCGTCCCCACGCTCAAGGACGTCGCGGCCGCCGCCGGGGTCTCCGTCATGACCGCCTCGAACGCCGTCAACGGCCGCCCCCGGGTCGCGCCCGCCACCCGGCAGCGCGTCCTCGACGCCGTCGACGCGCTCGGCTACGAGGTCAACCTCACGGCCCGCCGGCTGCGGGCCGGCCGCAGCGGCACGATCGCCCTCGCCGTGCCGCGCCTCGACCACCCGTACTTCGGCGACCTCGCCGCCCGGTTCGCCACGGCGCTGGCACCCGGCGGCCGCCACCTCGTGCTGGAGCAGACGGGCGCCTCCAAGGAGGGCGAGCTCACCGCGCTGTCCCAGGCCCGGCTGCAGATGTACGACGGGGTGCTCCTGTCGGTCGTCGGGCTCCAGCACGCCGACGTCGACCGTCTCCAGGGCGACCTGCCGATGGTGCTGCTCGGCGAGCGGCCCATGCCCGCGCGGTTCGACCACGTCATGCTCGGCAACGTCGAGGGCGCGCGCCTGGCCACCGCGCACCTGCTGGCCCGGGGGGCCCGCCGCGTCGCGGTGGTCGGCGGCGCGCTCGACGAGGAGCCCGGCGTCTCCAGCACCCGCACCCAGGGCTGGCGCGAGGCCCACGAGGCCGCCGGCGTCCCCGTCGACGAGCGCCTGGTGCTGCCCGCGCCCGCGCTGGAGATGGCCGAGGGCCGGGCCGCCGTCGACCGCGCGCTGGCCGAGGGGCTCGCGCTCGACGCCGTGTTCGCGGTGACGGACCAGGTGGCGATGGGCGCGCTCGCCGCGCTGCACAGCCACGGGCGGTCCGTGCCGGGCGACGTGCAGGTCGTCGGCTTCGACGCGCTGAGCCTCGGCGAGCACCTGTGGCCCGCCCTGACCACCGTCGACCCGCGGCACGACCTGCTCGTCGAGCACGCGCTGCGCCTGCTCGACCGGCGCGCGTCGGGCGACCGCGCCGACCCCGAGCACCTCGTGCTGCCCGTCCGCCTGCTGGAGCGTGCGAGCACCCGCTGA
- a CDS encoding glycerophosphodiester phosphodiesterase, which produces MTLVVAHRGNSSVAPQNTLAAFEAAWAAGAGSIELDVQLTADGHVVVIHDDTLDATTDGTGRVDATDLAAVRALDAGAWFAPAYAGQRVPTFDEVLDLLLHRPGIDLLIELKDAWTPDDVRKVTDPVLAAGLGDRVVVQSFWPQTVAALRDVAPGLRRGLLIGEVRDDLLETCRELDVMTCNPHGLLLVLHPDVVARLHAAGLQVMVWTLDEPDQWEQALELGVDAIITDRPDRLVGWLAARAPALSAVPDVAVLDTTALDTPAIDARGDGRDGLGPDDVTVVA; this is translated from the coding sequence GTGACCCTGGTCGTCGCGCACCGCGGGAACTCGTCCGTCGCGCCGCAGAACACCCTCGCCGCCTTCGAGGCGGCGTGGGCGGCGGGCGCCGGTTCGATCGAGCTGGACGTGCAGCTGACCGCTGACGGGCACGTCGTCGTGATCCACGACGACACGCTCGACGCCACGACGGACGGCACGGGGCGCGTCGACGCCACCGACCTCGCCGCCGTGCGCGCCCTCGACGCCGGCGCGTGGTTCGCGCCCGCGTACGCGGGGCAGCGGGTGCCGACGTTCGACGAGGTCCTCGACCTGCTCCTGCACCGCCCGGGCATCGACCTGCTCATCGAGCTCAAGGACGCCTGGACGCCCGACGACGTCCGCAAGGTCACCGACCCCGTGCTGGCCGCGGGGCTCGGCGACCGGGTGGTCGTGCAGAGCTTCTGGCCGCAGACGGTCGCCGCGCTCCGGGACGTCGCTCCCGGCCTGCGTCGCGGCCTGCTCATCGGCGAGGTGCGAGACGACCTGCTCGAGACGTGCCGCGAGCTCGACGTCATGACGTGCAACCCGCACGGGCTGCTGCTCGTGCTGCACCCGGACGTCGTGGCACGTCTGCACGCCGCCGGCCTGCAGGTCATGGTGTGGACGCTCGACGAGCCCGACCAGTGGGAGCAGGCGCTCGAGCTGGGGGTCGACGCGATCATCACCGACCGCCCCGACCGCCTGGTCGGCTGGCTCGCGGCGCGCGCCCCGGCGCTGTCCGCCGTCCCGGACGTCGCCGTGCTGGACACGACGGCGCTGGACACCCCGGCGATCGACGCCAGGGGCGACGGGCGGGACGGGCTCGGACCGGACGACGTGACGGTCGTCGCGTAG
- a CDS encoding carbohydrate ABC transporter permease — MAAVLAPPGTGAVTPPRPAPRRTGTTRRRRALGWFALLAGPNVALLVLFVYKPLVESFYLSTMQWNLGSPVARFVGLGNYVEWFTADSTAQVLTTTAVFTVVTVGGALALGLGLALLLDRRLPGRGLARTVAFAPYVLSGYAVGILWLFIFDPRYGLMATVLGWFGATSPQWYTAEPWPLVMIVVVYLWKNLGYVALIYLAGLQGVPQDLRDAAALDGATPARTLRSVVLPLLAPTSFFLLVTMMLASLQSFDVIKAMTQGGPLGSTTTLMYQIYQEGFVNGRAGYASAGATILFVLLLAVTAVQMRHLERKVHYA; from the coding sequence ATGGCCGCCGTCCTCGCACCACCCGGCACCGGCGCCGTCACCCCGCCCCGCCCCGCGCCCCGGCGCACCGGCACCACCCGGCGCCGCCGCGCGCTGGGCTGGTTCGCGCTGCTCGCCGGCCCGAACGTCGCCCTGCTCGTCCTGTTCGTCTACAAGCCGCTGGTCGAGAGCTTCTACCTGTCGACCATGCAGTGGAACCTCGGCTCGCCCGTCGCCCGGTTCGTCGGGCTCGGCAACTACGTCGAGTGGTTCACGGCGGACTCCACGGCGCAGGTGCTCACCACCACCGCCGTGTTCACGGTCGTCACCGTCGGCGGCGCGCTCGCGCTGGGCCTCGGCCTCGCGCTGCTGCTCGACCGCCGCCTGCCCGGCCGGGGCCTCGCCCGCACCGTGGCGTTCGCGCCCTACGTGCTGTCCGGGTACGCCGTCGGCATCCTCTGGCTGTTCATCTTCGACCCCCGGTACGGGCTCATGGCCACCGTGCTCGGGTGGTTCGGCGCCACGTCGCCCCAGTGGTACACGGCCGAGCCGTGGCCGCTGGTCATGATCGTCGTGGTCTACCTGTGGAAGAACCTCGGCTACGTCGCGCTCATCTACCTGGCCGGGCTGCAGGGCGTGCCGCAGGACCTGCGCGACGCGGCCGCCCTCGACGGCGCCACGCCCGCCCGCACGCTGCGCTCGGTCGTGCTGCCGCTGCTCGCGCCCACCAGCTTCTTCCTGCTCGTCACCATGATGCTCGCGTCGCTGCAGTCCTTCGACGTCATCAAGGCCATGACGCAGGGCGGGCCGCTGGGCAGCACGACCACGCTGATGTACCAGATCTACCAGGAGGGCTTCGTCAACGGCCGCGCCGGGTACGCGTCGGCCGGCGCGACGATCCTCTTCGTCCTGCTCCTCGCGGTGACCGCGGTCCAGATGCGCCACCTCGAGCGGAAGGTGCACTACGCATGA
- a CDS encoding carbohydrate ABC transporter permease: MSVQTAPRPAADAAGPPRPPAPAPRPTAPGARRRTPRALLLDATGWVTMTLASLVLGAPLLWMLLASLKAPDELYRLPLQWLPESLDLANYAQAAGTVPLGQLFANSVGLTIVGAGLKVVLGLCCAYALVFLDVPFRRTVFYVVIAALMIPPQITIIPNYTFVASLGWLNTYQGILVPGLASAFGTFLFRQHFLSLPASVLEAAELDGAGHWRRLWRFVVPMSLPTVAAVGLVSVVTEWNDYLWPFLVVDDARKMTLPVGLTLLQNIDGMTNWGVLLAATVVVTLPILLVFLLLQRRLVAGLTTGAVTG; this comes from the coding sequence ATGAGCGTGCAGACCGCCCCCCGCCCGGCCGCCGACGCCGCCGGGCCGCCCCGCCCGCCCGCACCCGCCCCGCGTCCCACGGCCCCCGGCGCCCGCCGCCGCACGCCCCGCGCCCTGCTCCTCGACGCCACCGGCTGGGTCACCATGACCCTGGCCTCGCTCGTCCTCGGCGCCCCGCTGCTGTGGATGCTGCTCGCCAGCCTCAAGGCCCCCGACGAGCTGTACCGCCTGCCCCTGCAGTGGCTGCCCGAGAGCCTGGACCTGGCCAACTACGCGCAGGCCGCCGGCACCGTCCCGCTCGGCCAGCTCTTCGCCAACAGCGTCGGCCTCACGATCGTCGGCGCGGGCCTCAAGGTCGTCCTCGGCCTGTGCTGCGCCTACGCCCTGGTGTTCCTCGACGTGCCGTTCCGGCGCACCGTGTTCTACGTCGTCATCGCGGCCCTCATGATCCCGCCGCAGATCACGATCATCCCCAACTACACGTTCGTCGCGAGCCTCGGCTGGCTCAACACCTACCAGGGGATCCTCGTGCCCGGCCTGGCCAGCGCGTTCGGCACCTTCCTGTTCCGGCAGCACTTCCTCTCGCTGCCGGCCTCCGTGCTCGAGGCCGCCGAGCTCGACGGCGCCGGGCACTGGCGCCGCCTGTGGCGGTTCGTCGTCCCGATGTCCCTGCCCACGGTCGCCGCGGTCGGCCTCGTCTCGGTCGTCACCGAGTGGAACGACTACCTGTGGCCGTTCCTCGTCGTCGACGACGCCCGCAAGATGACCCTGCCGGTCGGCCTGACCCTCCTGCAGAACATCGACGGCATGACGAACTGGGGCGTGCTGCTCGCCGCGACCGTCGTCGTGACCCTGCCGATCCTGCTCGTCTTCCTGCTCCTGCAGCGCCGGCTCGTCGCCGGCCTGACCACCGGAGCCGTCACCGGCTGA
- a CDS encoding YciI family protein: MPRYLIGVTFAPGDDPAPMDRWSAAETTAHLAHYDALNDELRASGELVSLTVLTLPDRARVVRSDGRATEVADGPFAEVHEWLAGFHVVDVADEARAVEIAARVSAVPGRGGEATRQPVHVRPFPTTAPTTAEEMDGWLADRGGSTGA; encoded by the coding sequence ATGCCCCGCTACCTGATCGGCGTCACGTTCGCCCCCGGCGACGACCCCGCACCGATGGACCGCTGGTCGGCTGCCGAGACCACCGCCCACCTGGCCCACTACGACGCGCTCAACGACGAGCTGCGCGCGTCCGGGGAGCTGGTGTCGCTGACCGTCCTGACCCTGCCCGACCGCGCCCGGGTCGTCCGCTCCGACGGGCGCGCCACCGAGGTCGCCGACGGCCCGTTCGCCGAGGTCCACGAGTGGCTGGCCGGCTTCCACGTCGTCGACGTCGCGGACGAGGCCCGGGCCGTGGAGATCGCCGCGCGCGTGTCCGCCGTGCCCGGGCGCGGCGGCGAGGCGACGCGGCAGCCGGTGCACGTGCGGCCGTTCCCGACCACGGCACCGACCACGGCCGAGGAGATGGACGGGTGGCTCGCCGACCGGGGCGGCAGCACGGGCGCCTAG
- a CDS encoding CoA-binding protein encodes MRTADAAHDFLACRRIAVTGVSRTPGSHGSDVVYERLRDHGYEVFAVNPNAETVMGDPAYPDLRSIPGGVEAVVVATAPRHAGATVAEAVDLGITKIWMHRSIDAGSVDPDAVAYGREHGATVIDGGCPLMFGDVADGSHRVMCRLLTLLGRVPRSV; translated from the coding sequence ATGAGGACCGCCGACGCCGCGCACGACTTCCTCGCCTGCCGGCGGATCGCCGTCACCGGCGTCTCGCGCACGCCCGGCAGCCACGGCAGCGACGTCGTCTACGAGCGGCTGCGCGACCACGGGTACGAGGTGTTCGCGGTCAACCCGAACGCCGAGACCGTCATGGGCGACCCGGCCTACCCCGACCTGCGGTCCATCCCCGGCGGCGTCGAGGCCGTCGTCGTGGCCACCGCCCCCCGGCACGCGGGCGCGACGGTCGCCGAGGCCGTCGACCTCGGCATCACGAAGATCTGGATGCACCGCTCGATCGACGCCGGCAGCGTCGACCCCGACGCGGTCGCGTACGGGCGCGAGCACGGCGCCACCGTCATCGACGGCGGCTGCCCGCTCATGTTCGGCGACGTCGCCGACGGCAGCCACCGCGTCATGTGCCGCCTGCTCACCCTCCTGGGCCGCGTCCCCCGCTCCGTCTGA
- a CDS encoding ABC transporter substrate-binding protein, with the protein MSHPVPTRRRVRRPSTLVLGALAAVGALTLTACTAPGLASDGETQAGETESVDWSQVEPASEITWWSNHPGASQEVEEELIARFEAEHPEISVNLVTAGANYDEVAQRFQAASQTDALPDLVISSDVWWFRYHLNDQIMPLDDVFEHLGSDTDDYVSAFYGDYEYEGQHWAAPYARSTPLFYYNKDMWEAAGLPDRGPETWAELAEWSADLEGQVAADSKPFGLSTGPSWAAWWFENMIWGQGGQYSDEWETTLDTPEAIAGGEFLRDLFHGDDAIATVSEDSTVDFSAGVVAATIGSTGSLKGILDAADFEVGTAFLPDGPDGGGVPTGGTGLAIPASRTPERQLAAAMFLQFITDTEQTAYFSQNTGYMPVRTSAIESEEMQAVYEQTPQFRTAVDQLGEKARSQDWIRVFVPGADQILTEGIEEIVLRGTDPKTAFEQITPDIETAYRENVEPYL; encoded by the coding sequence GTGTCCCACCCCGTGCCGACCCGCCGCCGCGTGCGGCGTCCGTCGACCCTCGTGCTCGGCGCGCTCGCGGCCGTCGGCGCCCTGACGCTCACGGCCTGCACCGCGCCCGGCCTCGCCTCGGACGGCGAGACCCAGGCCGGCGAGACCGAGTCCGTCGACTGGTCGCAGGTCGAGCCCGCCTCCGAGATCACCTGGTGGAGCAACCACCCGGGTGCGTCGCAGGAGGTCGAGGAGGAGCTCATCGCCCGGTTCGAGGCCGAGCACCCCGAGATCTCGGTCAACCTCGTCACCGCCGGCGCGAACTACGACGAGGTGGCCCAGCGCTTCCAGGCCGCGTCGCAGACCGACGCGCTGCCCGACCTGGTCATCTCCTCCGACGTCTGGTGGTTCCGCTACCACCTGAACGACCAGATCATGCCGCTCGACGACGTCTTCGAGCACCTGGGCTCCGACACCGACGACTACGTCTCGGCGTTCTACGGCGACTACGAGTACGAGGGTCAGCACTGGGCCGCGCCGTACGCGCGCTCGACGCCGCTCTTCTACTACAACAAGGACATGTGGGAGGCCGCCGGCCTGCCCGACCGCGGCCCCGAGACGTGGGCCGAGCTCGCCGAGTGGTCGGCGGACCTCGAGGGCCAGGTCGCCGCGGACTCCAAGCCGTTCGGCCTGTCGACCGGCCCGTCGTGGGCCGCGTGGTGGTTCGAGAACATGATCTGGGGCCAGGGCGGCCAGTACTCCGACGAGTGGGAGACGACGCTCGACACCCCCGAGGCGATCGCCGGCGGCGAGTTCCTGCGCGACCTGTTCCACGGCGACGACGCGATCGCCACGGTCTCCGAGGACTCCACCGTCGACTTCTCCGCGGGCGTCGTCGCGGCGACGATCGGCTCGACGGGCTCCCTCAAGGGCATCCTCGACGCGGCGGACTTCGAGGTCGGCACGGCGTTCCTGCCCGACGGCCCCGACGGCGGCGGCGTGCCGACCGGCGGCACCGGCCTGGCGATCCCGGCCTCGCGCACCCCGGAGCGGCAGCTCGCGGCGGCGATGTTCCTGCAGTTCATCACCGACACCGAGCAGACCGCGTACTTCTCGCAGAACACCGGCTACATGCCCGTGCGCACCTCGGCCATCGAGTCCGAGGAGATGCAGGCGGTGTACGAGCAGACCCCGCAGTTCCGCACCGCGGTCGACCAGCTCGGCGAGAAGGCCCGGTCGCAGGACTGGATCCGGGTGTTCGTGCCCGGCGCCGACCAGATCCTCACCGAGGGCATCGAGGAGATCGTCCTGCGGGGCACCGACCCGAAGACGGCGTTCGAGCAGATCACGCCGGACATCGAGACCGCGTACCGTGAGAACGTGGAGCCCTACCTGTGA
- a CDS encoding alpha-N-arabinofuranosidase: MPTLTAVIDLDLPGATISRHVYGHFAEHLGRCIYGGFWVGEDSSVPNVRGIRADVVEALRAIRIPNLRWPGGCFADDYHWRDGIGPRNQRPRMVNSHWGDVVEDNSFGTHEFMDLCEMLDAEPYVNGNVGSGTVREMSEWVEYLTRGDDSPMAALRRQNGRDEPWTVPFFGIGNEPWGCGGNMSAEHYADLARQYATYVRNHGDNTVYKIAAGANSDDYAWTEALMKVSSKLGCGCDPRGFFQGVSLHYYTINGDWDDKGDATRFSTDDWYVTMKRARRIEELVRGHANVMDAYDPERRIGLVVDEWGTWWNVEDGTNPGFLYQQNTLRDALVASVHLDVFHRYAHRVSMANIAQTVNVLQAMLLTDPETGALVLTPTYHVFAMNTGHHDAGALDVRFKGEVPTRTVEGAQVPLLSASASTKDDSALVSLSNLDADEATTVVLDLRGRDVTGHTAQVLTAPALQAHNTAEHPDAVAPAPHTGVRPHPQGLEVDLPAHSYVTVQLALA, translated from the coding sequence GTGCCCACGCTCACCGCCGTCATCGACCTCGACCTGCCCGGCGCCACCATCAGCCGGCACGTCTACGGCCACTTCGCCGAGCACCTCGGCCGCTGCATCTACGGCGGCTTCTGGGTGGGCGAGGACTCGTCCGTCCCGAACGTCCGGGGCATCCGGGCCGACGTGGTGGAGGCCCTGCGCGCCATCCGCATCCCCAACCTGCGCTGGCCGGGCGGCTGCTTCGCCGACGACTACCACTGGCGCGACGGCATCGGCCCCCGCAACCAGCGGCCGCGCATGGTCAACTCCCACTGGGGCGACGTCGTCGAGGACAACTCCTTCGGCACCCACGAGTTCATGGACCTGTGCGAGATGCTCGACGCCGAGCCCTACGTCAACGGCAACGTCGGCTCCGGCACGGTGCGCGAGATGAGCGAGTGGGTCGAGTACCTCACGCGCGGCGACGACTCCCCGATGGCCGCGCTGCGACGGCAGAACGGGCGCGACGAGCCGTGGACGGTGCCGTTCTTCGGCATCGGCAACGAGCCGTGGGGCTGCGGCGGCAACATGTCCGCCGAGCACTACGCCGACCTGGCCCGCCAGTACGCCACCTACGTGCGCAACCACGGCGACAACACCGTCTACAAGATCGCCGCGGGGGCCAACTCCGACGACTACGCCTGGACCGAGGCGCTGATGAAGGTCTCGTCCAAGCTCGGCTGCGGCTGCGACCCGCGCGGGTTCTTCCAGGGCGTCTCGCTGCACTACTACACGATCAACGGCGACTGGGACGACAAGGGCGACGCCACCCGGTTCAGCACCGACGACTGGTACGTGACCATGAAGCGGGCCCGGCGCATCGAGGAGCTCGTGCGCGGCCACGCCAACGTCATGGACGCGTACGACCCCGAGCGGCGCATCGGCCTCGTCGTCGACGAGTGGGGCACCTGGTGGAACGTCGAGGACGGCACCAACCCCGGCTTCCTGTACCAGCAGAACACCCTGCGCGACGCCCTCGTCGCCAGTGTGCACCTCGACGTCTTCCACCGGTACGCCCACCGGGTCTCGATGGCGAACATCGCCCAGACCGTCAACGTGCTCCAGGCGATGCTCCTCACCGACCCCGAGACCGGCGCCCTCGTGCTCACCCCCACGTACCACGTGTTCGCCATGAACACGGGCCACCACGACGCCGGTGCGCTCGACGTCCGGTTCAAGGGCGAGGTCCCCACCCGCACGGTCGAGGGCGCGCAGGTGCCGCTGCTCTCGGCGTCCGCGTCGACCAAGGACGACTCCGCGCTGGTGTCGCTGTCGAACCTCGACGCCGACGAGGCGACGACCGTGGTGCTCGACCTGCGGGGCCGCGACGTCACCGGGCACACCGCCCAGGTGCTCACCGCCCCCGCCCTGCAGGCGCACAACACGGCCGAGCACCCGGACGCCGTCGCCCCGGCGCCGCACACCGGCGTGCGCCCGCACCCGCAGGGCCTCGAGGTCGACCTGCCCGCGCACTCCTACGTGACGGTGCAGCTCGCCCTCGCCTGA
- a CDS encoding ribonuclease J, translated as MSRSTPGRLPALNPRAMRITPLGGLGEIGRNMTVVEHAGRLVILDCGVLFPEEEHPGVDVILPDFSSLAGRWKDIDAIVLTHGHEDHIGGVPYLLRERPDIPVVGSRLTLAFITSKLTEHKIVPKTVEVAAGDRRKVGAFDLEFVAVNHSIPDGLAVAVRTPAGMIVDTGDFKMDQFPLDGRLTDVRHLSRLADEGIDLFLVDSTNAEVPGFTISERDLSPAIGEVFASTRRRVIVSSFASHVHRIQQVVDAAAAHGRKVGFVGRSMVKNMRIAQELGYLTVPEGVVVEPDKLDKLPDHQVTFVCTGSQGEPLAALSRMARGEHQIEVGEGDTVLLASSLIPGNETAIYRVINRLTDRGARVVHRGNARVHVSGHASAGELVYLYNTLRPRNVMPIHGEAKHLRANGDLALSTGMAPENVVVVRDGAVVDLMNGKVKVVGQVSAEEVYVEDGVVGRTDERLLAQRRALRDGGVVTVVAVIDSTAGTLAEPVELLSTGVVHAADAQGAVDRSVRTALSKATPATLTDTDALDMLVRRAAERVLRRRGGPQPVVVAVTVEA; from the coding sequence ATGAGCCGTAGCACCCCGGGCCGCCTGCCGGCCCTCAACCCCCGCGCCATGCGCATCACCCCGCTCGGCGGGCTGGGCGAGATCGGCCGCAACATGACGGTCGTCGAGCACGCCGGCCGCCTCGTGATCCTCGACTGCGGCGTGCTGTTCCCCGAGGAGGAGCACCCCGGCGTCGATGTGATCCTGCCCGACTTCTCGTCGCTGGCCGGGCGTTGGAAGGACATCGACGCGATCGTCCTCACGCACGGGCACGAGGACCACATCGGCGGCGTGCCGTACCTGCTGCGCGAGCGCCCCGACATCCCCGTCGTCGGCTCGCGCCTGACGCTGGCGTTCATCACGTCCAAGCTCACCGAGCACAAGATCGTGCCCAAGACCGTCGAGGTCGCGGCCGGCGACCGGCGCAAGGTCGGTGCGTTCGACCTCGAGTTCGTCGCGGTGAACCACTCGATCCCCGACGGCCTGGCCGTCGCGGTGCGCACCCCCGCGGGCATGATCGTCGACACCGGCGACTTCAAGATGGACCAGTTCCCGCTCGACGGCCGCCTGACCGACGTGCGGCACCTGTCGCGGCTCGCCGACGAGGGCATCGACCTGTTCCTCGTCGACTCCACCAACGCCGAGGTGCCCGGGTTCACCATCTCCGAGCGCGACCTGTCCCCCGCGATCGGCGAGGTCTTCGCCTCGACGCGGCGGCGCGTGATCGTGTCGAGCTTCGCCAGCCACGTGCACCGCATCCAGCAGGTCGTCGACGCGGCCGCCGCGCACGGCCGCAAGGTCGGCTTCGTGGGCCGCTCGATGGTCAAGAACATGCGGATCGCGCAGGAGCTGGGCTACCTGACGGTCCCCGAGGGCGTCGTCGTCGAGCCCGACAAGCTCGACAAGCTGCCCGACCACCAGGTGACGTTCGTGTGCACGGGCTCGCAGGGCGAGCCGCTGGCCGCGCTGTCGCGGATGGCGCGCGGCGAGCACCAGATCGAGGTGGGCGAGGGCGACACCGTGCTTCTCGCGTCGTCGCTGATCCCGGGCAACGAGACCGCGATCTACCGCGTCATCAACCGCCTCACGGACCGCGGCGCGCGCGTCGTGCACCGCGGCAACGCCCGCGTGCACGTGTCCGGCCACGCCAGCGCCGGCGAGCTCGTGTACCTGTACAACACGCTGCGCCCCCGCAACGTCATGCCGATCCACGGCGAGGCCAAGCACCTGCGGGCCAACGGCGACCTGGCGCTGAGCACGGGCATGGCGCCGGAGAACGTCGTGGTGGTCCGCGACGGCGCCGTCGTCGACCTGATGAACGGCAAGGTCAAGGTCGTCGGGCAGGTCTCCGCCGAGGAGGTCTACGTCGAGGACGGCGTCGTCGGCCGCACCGACGAGCGCCTGCTGGCGCAGCGGCGCGCGCTGCGCGACGGCGGCGTCGTCACGGTGGTCGCGGTCATCGACAGCACCGCGGGCACGCTCGCCGAGCCGGTCGAGCTGCTGAGCACCGGCGTCGTGCACGCCGCCGACGCCCAGGGCGCCGTGGACCGCTCGGTGCGGACCGCGCTGTCCAAGGCCACCCCGGCCACCCTCACCGACACCGACGCGCTCGACATGCTGGTGCGCCGCGCCGCCGAGCGCGTGCTGCGCCGCCGCGGCGGGCCGCAGCCCGTGGTCGTCGCCGTCACCGTCGAGGCCTGA
- a CDS encoding NAD(P)/FAD-dependent oxidoreductase, with amino-acid sequence MGTAHVVGGGPAGLMAAEVLARAGVAVTVHDRMPSVGRKLLVAGNGGLNLTHSEDRARFVARYGASAGRIAPVLDVFGPDDLRAWCEGLGEPTFVGSSGRVFPQAFRAIPLYRAWLARLADLGVSIETRQRWTGWSPDGALRFTGADGVPFEVTADATVIALGGASWPRLGSDGGWVEPFTARGIAVTPLRPANVGVRVGWGERFAERFAGTPLKNVALTVHGHPGRVARGDAMVTAGGVEGGPVYAIGATIRQALDADGRCDLRVDLRPDLTAAQLEDRLARRRPKESASTWLRRAVGLDPVGTALLWEAAGALPATAAEAAALIKAVPVEVTGTMPIDRAISTAGGVAWSEVDDDLMLRAVPGTFLAGEMLDWEAPTGGYLLQASFSTGVVAGRAAARQLGFQART; translated from the coding sequence ATGGGCACCGCGCACGTCGTCGGCGGCGGACCCGCGGGCCTCATGGCCGCGGAGGTCCTGGCCCGCGCCGGGGTCGCCGTCACGGTCCACGACCGGATGCCGTCGGTGGGCCGCAAGCTGCTGGTCGCGGGCAACGGTGGCCTGAACCTCACGCACAGCGAGGACCGCGCCCGCTTCGTGGCCCGGTACGGCGCGTCGGCCGGGCGCATCGCCCCTGTGCTGGACGTGTTCGGCCCCGACGACCTGCGCGCGTGGTGCGAGGGCCTGGGGGAGCCGACGTTCGTCGGGTCGAGCGGCCGGGTCTTCCCGCAGGCGTTCCGCGCGATCCCGCTGTACCGCGCCTGGCTGGCCCGCCTGGCGGACCTCGGGGTGAGCATCGAGACGCGGCAGCGCTGGACCGGCTGGTCGCCCGACGGTGCGCTCCGGTTCACCGGCGCCGACGGCGTGCCGTTCGAGGTCACGGCGGACGCGACCGTGATCGCGCTGGGCGGTGCGTCGTGGCCGCGGCTCGGCTCCGACGGCGGCTGGGTCGAGCCGTTCACCGCGCGCGGCATCGCTGTCACGCCGCTGCGGCCCGCGAACGTCGGCGTCCGGGTGGGCTGGGGGGAGCGGTTCGCCGAGCGTTTCGCCGGCACGCCGCTGAAGAACGTGGCGCTCACGGTGCACGGCCACCCCGGCCGCGTGGCCCGCGGCGACGCCATGGTGACGGCGGGAGGGGTCGAGGGCGGCCCGGTCTACGCGATCGGCGCCACGATCCGCCAGGCCCTGGACGCCGACGGGCGCTGCGACCTGCGCGTCGACCTGCGCCCCGACCTCACCGCCGCCCAGCTCGAGGACCGGCTGGCCCGCCGCCGCCCCAAGGAGTCCGCGTCGACGTGGCTGCGCCGCGCCGTCGGCCTGGACCCCGTCGGCACGGCGCTGCTGTGGGAGGCCGCGGGCGCGCTGCCCGCCACCGCCGCCGAGGCTGCAGCCCTCATCAAGGCCGTCCCGGTCGAGGTCACCGGCACCATGCCGATCGACCGCGCCATCTCCACCGCCGGGGGCGTCGCGTGGTCCGAGGTCGACGACGACCTCATGCTGCGCGCGGTCCCCGGCACGTTCCTCGCTGGCGAGATGCTCGACTGGGAGGCCCCCACCGGCGGCTACCTCCTCCAGGCCTCGTTCAGCACCGGTGTCGTCGCCGGCCGCGCCGCCGCGCGCCAGCTGGGCTTTCAGGCCCGGACCTAG